CACAGATCCAGGGGTCGCCGTCGGCGCCGATCCAAATCGTGTCGCAGTAGTCGCCCTGGATGCCCGTGTTGCCGGGTCGATAGTAGCGCCAAGTCTCGACCGGGGGCTGAGCGAGCGCAACGCCCGCCACGAGCCCCAGGGTCATGAGCAATGCCAGCCCTGCCGTCCAACGCTGCATGGGTTCGCCTCCCGAGCTGGGCCGCCCTGCGGCCATTCCGGTGCATGGGGACCGCTCGCTGCGAGGGCGCCGGATTCGGAGCCCTGGTCCTGCCTGCCTAACAGGACGAGCCAAGGCGAGCGGCTGAGACATGAGGGTAGCTTATTCAGCATTCGTTGAATAGTGGATTCCACGAAAACAGGCGATTTCGGAAGTTGATAGTCCGAAATCGCCTGCCTCGGGTTCGTCCGCTTTCTACTAGTGGAGGAGGAGCAGCTTACTGGTGACCAGCTCCGCCCCGGCGCGAAGCCGGAGCAGATAGACCCCCGAAGGTAGGGGGCGTCCGGCCGCATCCCGGCCGTCCCAGGCGAGAGCATGCGTCCCGGCACCGAAGCTGCCGGCCGCCAGCGTGAGGAGTCCGCGCCCCGCCAGATCGTGAACGCTGAGCGCCACGCGGCCCGGGCGCGGGAGCGCGAAGGCGAGCGTAGCGGCCGGCCGCGCCGGGTTCGGCCAGACGCCGAGCGTCACGCCCGCCCCCGGCAGGAGCGGCGCCCCCACGGCACTGGGCTGGCCGAGGAAGCGGTGCACCCTGCCCTGGTTGGAGCCGACCAGCAGGTCCTGGCGGCCGTCTCCGTCCCAGTCCAGGGCGAAGGGCCGCGAGCGCCCCTGGTAGCCGAGCTCGATGGGCTGGCTCAGGCTCTCGCAGGGCCAGCCGACGCTGAAGACGGGCGCCGCGTGGGTCCCGTGATTCGCGTAGTAGTACAGCTCGCCTTCGGCGTTGCCGCAGATGAGGTCCTTGGTGCCGTCGCCGTCGAAGTCGGCCATCGTCGGGCTCGAGTAGCCGAAGGGCACGAGCAGGTCGCCGCTGCCGTCGCTCACGAAGAGGGTGTGCCGGAAGTCCGGCGGCAGCGAACCGCCTTCGTTGAGGTAGAGACGGAGCTTGCCGTCGAGGGCGCCGACGAGCAGGTCGAAGAGGCCGTCCTCGTTCCAGTCGACGACGCAGGGCGTGGCCCGATAGCCCACGTTGAGATCGAACTTGTTTCCCGGCGGGCCGACCTGCACGCGTGCGCCTGTGTCGAAGCGCGGCTGTGCCGCGGTGCCGACGTTGAGGTGGATGTGTACGTAGCCCTCGGAGTCGCCCAGGATCACGTCGAGAAGCTCATCGCTGTTCCACCGCGCGACGCGCGGGAAGAGGCCGAGGCATCAGCCACCGGGGTAGCTGATCTCCGCGCCGCTGAGCAGGCGCAGGTAGTCGTAGTCGCCGAAGCTGGGCGGCATGCCCAGCGCCTCGTTGAGGTAGAAGCGCACCCGGCCCGGATAGAGGCCGCTCCCCTCGCCCACGAGCAGGTCGGGGTAGCCGTCGGTGTTCAGGTCCGCCAGGCAGGGCACCGAGTGCCCGGGGACATGGATTTCCTCGCCGTGAGCGGACAGCAGGACGTTGGCGCCGAACTGCAGCGACGCCGCTGCCGGCTGGGCGGCGAGCAACATGGCGATCATCAGCAGGCCGGTGATGCGCATCGGAAGACCTCCCCGGCGCGAGTTCGCGCCCGGCGAATTATACCACTTCTCGTCGGACCGGGCGCCGGCCCGCAGGCGACTGCTACTTCAGCAGCACCGCGCTGCCGGCGAGGCGCCGGCCGCTGGCCTCCAGGACGAGGAAGTAGCGGCCGCTCGGCAGGTGCCGGCCGGTGCCGTCGCGCCCGTCCCAACTCAAGTGCGATTCGCCGGCCGGGTAGCGCGCCCCATCGACCAGAACGCGCTGCAGGCGGCCGGCAACGTCGATGACGCGCAGCGAGATCAGCCCCGCTTCGGGCAGGGTGAAGCGGATCTCAGTGGCCGGGTTGAAAGGGTTGGGGAAGGCCTGGACGCAGGCGGCCGGCAACGTCGATGACGCGCAGCGAGATCAGCCCCGCTTCGGGCAGGGTGAAGCGGATCTCAGTGGCCGGGTTGAAAGGGTTGGGGAAGGCCTGGACGCAGGCGGCGGTTTCGCTCGCCGGCGGCGTCGGGGCGACCGTGGGCGTCTGGCACTGGAGCGGTGCGAGGACGAGTTCCGCCTCCGGCGTGAGCAGGACGACAGCGTTCCCGGCGGCGGCCACCTGTCGGCAACCGTCCGCGATGTGGCCACCGCCAAGGTGTCGCGGAGCGGTCGGCTCGCTGAGGTCGATCACGTGGAGCCCCTGACTGCCATCCGCCAGATAGGCGATCCGCCCCGCCACGGCCAGCGGACCGTCGCCCATCCCCCCGAGCGGCAGGCTACCGATGATCAGCGGCTGCCTGGGTTCCGAGACGTCGACGAGACCGAGCTCGGGCCAGGCGACGTAGCAGACGTAGTCCTCCATGAAGGCGACGGCCGAGACGGCGCCGCCAGGCTCGAGGCTGGCCAGGAGTTGCGGCGCTTGCGGAGCGCCGATGCCGAGCAGCGCGAGACCGGCGCTCCCGCGGGCGGCGACGGCGAGATCACTCCGTACGGCGACGCCGCCCGAGTTCCCGGACTCGGCCAGCGGCAGGTTGCCCACGAGGACGAGCGCGGAGGGATCGCTGGCGTCGATCACCTGCACGCCCTCCTCCATGGTGTTCACGACGATGTGCTCGCCGGCGAGCGCCAGCCCCGTTGGGGATCCCCAGAAGAAGCAACCTGGTTGCATCAGGAGGCCAGGCTGCGCAGGGTTCGCGAGATCGATCGGGTAGAGGATGCCCGCATGCTCCTGCGCCGCCACGGCGAAGGCGAGATCCTCACCCAGCACCACGGCGTCGAGAGTGCCGGGCGCATCAAGGCTGCCGACGAGGAGTGGCGCGCTCGGATCGCTGAGATCGAGGACCGAGAGCCGTCCGCCGCAGGCCACGGCAAGCTCGCCGCGGGCCGCCAGGCCCTGCGGGTAGTCGTCCAGCGCGAGGCTGCCTAGCAGCGGCGCCGTCGCCCCCTGACCGAGGGCGAGGCAGTCCACACCACTGAGCGTCGCCGCGTAGGCATGGGCGTCTCCGACGGCGATCCCGTAGGGGTAGCCGCCGGCGCTGCCGACAGTGCCGGCGACGGTCGGCTGGGCGGGATCGCTGACGTCGACCGCAAGGAAGCCGTCCTCGCTCACGCCGACCAGCGCCAAGGTGCCGGCCACGGCCACGCAGTGCCCCGCCTGGGGCAGGCCGAGGCTTCCCATCAACGCGGGCGCAGCGGGATCGCTGATGTCAACGAGGTGGAGCCAGGCCGGCTGGCCCGTGCTGACGAGGACCAGATCACCGCTGAGCGCCACTGCCTTCGCCCCGCCTGCCAGCTGGAGATCGCTTAGCCACTCGGGAGCAGCCGGCACGGAGAGATCGAGCACCGTCAGGAGGCCCATCGGGGAAACGACGACGGCTCGCTCGCCGGCGATCGCGAGCGCCCGCGCTCCGCCTGGGATCCCGACGGTGCCGATGTGCGCCGGCTGGGCAGGCGCGGCGACATCGACCACTTGCAGTCCCGCCGTCCCGCTGCACAAGTAGGCGTAAGTTCCGCGCAGGGCCACGCGCGCGCTGAGTCCGGGCAAGGTCAGGCTTGCCAAGACCACCGGGAACTCCGGCACCGCGAGGTCGACAACGGCCACGCCCGCCATGCCCTGGGCGACGAACGCATAGCTGCCGGCAAGGGCAACGCCGAAGGCCGGTCCCGGTGTATCCACGCTGCCGAGGGGCTGCGGGTGCTCGGGATCGGCGAGGTCGAGCACCTGGAGGCCACCCGCTTCGCTGGCGGCGACCGCGGCCAATTCGCCGGCAATGGCGATGTCATAAGGGTCGCCGGGCAGCGAGAGGCTGCCGGCCCAGTGGAGGTACTCCTCATACTGCTCGCAGCCCACGGCCTCCGGCCTGGATAGGAGCAGCAGACCCAGGGCGATACTCACGACGCCCAAGAGGGAGCGTCCCATCTTCGACTCCTTTCCCCTTCCCGTGCCCGTGCCCGTGCCCTTGCCCTCTCCCGTTCACCTTCTCCGAACGGCAGGCCGGTCTCGAGCTGCCAAGGCAGAACCGCACTCAGCGCAGGAGCAGGCACTTCCGCGCGCCGCAGGACTCGCCGCTCAGCGCGATCAAGTAGAGGCCCGAGGGCGCGGGTCGCCCGGCGCCGTCGCGGCCGTCCCAGTCGAGGCGCAGGATGCCCGGCGCCGCGCTGCCGGCGAACAGCGCTGCCAGCGCCCGGCCATCGGGTGCGAGGACGCGCACCGCGTAGGTCCCGGGCTGCTCGACCGCGAGTTCGACACTGAGGCGCGGGTTGGCCGGATTCGGCCAGGGCAGGCCGAGGCGCGCGGCGGGCGGCAGGACCGCCACGTCCGTGGGCGCGCCCTGGAGCAGGTGCACCTTGCCGTCGCCCAGGCCGATGAGGAGGTCGAGCCAGCCGTCCCCGGTCCAGTCGCAGAGGAAGGGCCGCGTACGCGGGGTGCCCGCGTAGTCGATCGGCACCTCGGCCGCCGGCACCCGCAGGGGGTCGCCGAAGAGCGGTGCCGCCGCGCTGCCGATATTGGCGTAGAAGAGGATCTCGCCATTGGTGTTGCCGGTCAGCAGGTCGAGTCGGCCGTCCTCGTTCAGATCGGCGAGGTCCGGGCTCGAGCGCCCGCTCGGCACGAGGAGATCGCCCGCCGCGCCCTGGGCGAAGCTCTCGGCGAGGAAGTCGGGCGCGCTGTCCGTGCCCGTATTGAGGAAGAGGTGCAGCTTGCCGTCGAGAGCGCCGGCGACGAGGTCCCGGCGGCCGTCGGCGTTCCAATCCTTGTGGATCGGCGTCGCGCGCATCCCGACGTCGATCGCCACCTTGCTCCCCGGTGTACCCACCTGCAGGAGCTGGCCGGCGCCGAGCAGGGGCGAGCCCGGCGCCCCCTCGTTCAGGTAGAGCGTGACCGTGCCGTTCGCGCTGCCGACCAGCAGATCGGGCAGCAGGTCCGCGTTCCAGAAGACGACGCGCGGGAAGGCCCCCAGGCACCCCTCGCCGGGAACGGAGAGGTCCTGGCCGGCGGCCTGCAGATGGCTGGAGCCCGCAAAGGCGGGCGCCCCCGCCGTCCCCACATTGAGGAAGACGTGCACGGTCCCGGCGAGGGTGCCGCCGCCCTCCCCCACGAGCAGGTCCGCGAGCCCATCGCCGTTCCAGTCGGCGAGGCAGGGCACCGAATAGCCGCTGACCTGCAGATCGACGCCCCCCGCCTGGACGAGCGTCTCGGCGCCGAGGCTGAGGATCATGGCCGGAGCATTCCCCACCGCGAGCGCGAGGGCCAGCCCGGCGAGAGCAGAGACTGCAATTGCACGTCGCATGCGGCACGCTCCTGGGCGTCCGCGGGGCAATGGGGGTGCCAAGAGCATAGCACCGCGGAGCCGCAAGGGGAATCAGTCCTGCGGGAGGGCCTGCAGCAAGACGACGCTGCGGTCGCCGACGCGGTAGGCGCCGCCCGGCAGCGCGGGGGCGGCCGGCGGCAGGCGCAGGTCCTCGCCCGGCGGCAGGCTCGTGTCGAGCACGCGATGCCAGGCCGCGCCCGGGCCCGGCGGCGGCAGCGCGAAGTCCAGCGGCTCCCGCCAGGCGTTGATGCAGGCGTGCAGGCGCTCGCCGTCGCGCTCCCGGCTCAGAGTGAAGGCGAGGCTGTGCGACGTGGCCGACCAGTCGGGCTGGCCCAGGCGCACGCCGTGCCACTGGATCAGCGTGCCGCCGGCGCCGTCCTCGCGCCAGAAGCGCTCGTCCCGGAAGACGGCCAGGCGCCGCGCGTAGGCGGCGAGTCCGCCCACGAAGGCGTGCAGGGGCGGACCGGTGGCGAGCGGCGCCCAGTCGAGCCAGGCGAGCGGGTTGTCCTGGCAATAGGCGTTGTTGTTGCCCTGCTGGCTGCGGCCGAGCTCGTCCCCCATCGAGAGCATCGGCGTGCCCTGGGCGCAGAGCAGCAGGGCGAGGAAGTTGCGCTGCTGCCGGCTGCGCAGGGCGAGGATCTGCGGATCCGCGCTCCGCCCTTCGACCCCGTAGTTCGCGCTGTAGTTCTCGTTCGTGCCGTCGCGGTTCTCCTCGCCGTTCGCCTCGTTGTGCTTCTGGGCATAGCTGACGAGATCGGCCAGCGTGAAACCGTCGTGGCAAGTGACGAAGTTGATGCTGCGGTTGGCCTCCAGCGCCGGGTTCGCATAGAGGTCCGGGCTGCCGGCCATGCGCAGAGCGACGGCCTTGGCGAAGCCGGCCTCGCCGCGCAGGAAGCGGCGCAGGTCGTCCCGGAAGGGCCCGTTCCACTCGGCGAAGCGCTCGCCCGTGAAGGAGCCCACCTGGTAGAGGCCGGCCGCGTCCCAGGCCTCGGCGATCAGCTTGCTGCCGGCGAGCACGGGGTCCGAGTCGATGGACCAGAGGATGGGCGCGTTCTCGCGCGGCTTGCCCTTGCCGTCGCGGCTCAGCACCGAAGCGAGGTCGAAGCGGAAGCCGTCGACGTGCATCTCGGCCACCCAGTAGCGCAGGCAGTCGAGGATGAGGTGGCGCATCACCGAGTGGTTGGCGTTGATCGTGTTGCCGCAGCCCGTGAAGTTGGCGTAGCGGGCCGGCGTGTCGCCCGCGATGTAGTAGGCGCCGTTGTCCAGACCCTTGAAGGAGAGGGTAGGACCGCGCTCGTCGCCCTCGGCCGTGTGGTTGAAGACGACGTCGAGGATCACCTCGATGCCCGCCTTGTGCAGGGCCTTGACCATGTCGCGGAATTCGTTGACCGGCCCTAGCGGATCCCGCCGCGAGCTGTAGGGCCCGTGCGGCGCGAAGAACGCCAGCGGGCTGTAGCCCCAGTAGTTGAGGCGCCCGGGCGGCGCGTCCAGCGGATCGAAGTGCTGCACGGGCAGCAGCTCCACCGCCGTGACCCCGAGGTCGACGAGGTAGGGGATCTTCGCGATCAGGCCGGCATAGGTGCCGCGCAGCGCCGGCGGCAGGCCCGAGCTCTCGCTGCGCGTGAAGCCGCCCACGTGCAGCTCGTAGATCAGGGTCTCGCCGTAGGGGCGCAGGAGCGGCCGGTCGCCCTCCCAGTCGTAGCCGCGGGCGTCGACCACCACCGCGCGCAAGGCCTGCGCGCAGTTGTCGCCGGGGCGGATCGCCGCGACGCGGTCGTAGGCCGGCCCCATCACGACGGCGCGGGCATAGGGGTCGAGCAGCAGCTTCTCGCCGTCGAAGCGCAGGCCGCGCGAGGGCGCGTAGGGCCCGTGCGCCCGCCAGCCGTAGACCTGCCCGGCGCCGATGCCCTTCACCAGCACGTGCCAGTAGTCCGCCGTCCGGTGCCGGCGCGGATCGAGGCGGATCACGCGCGCGGGCGCCGGATCCTCGGGGCCCTCGAAGAGGAGCAGCTCGAGGCACTGGGCGTGGCGCGAGTAGATGGCGAAGTTGACGCCCCCCGCCTGCAGGCTCGCGCCGAGGGGGTGGCTGCTGCCGGGATGGATGTCGCTGAGCACGCCGCTCTCGCTCCTTCGCTGCGGGCGGGCGAGCCTAGCAGGAACGGCGCGCGAAGGCGAGTCCGATGGCGAGGCTCAGGGCGCGGCCACGGCGCAGCGCGCACTGGCCTGCCGGCTGCTCAGGCCGGCGAGACGGCGGAGCAGGCGCTCGGGACCGCCGCGCAGACCGCCGAAGAGGCCGCCGGCGCCGCGTCCCTCGCCGCCCGCGAGCCAGCGCTCCAGCTCCTGCAGTTCCTCGCGCGTGAGCGGCTCGAGCCGCGCTTCGATCTCCAGCTCGAGCGCGCGGCCCGCCGGCACAGCCGCGGGCAGGGCGAAGGCGAGCCGGCGCGGCGCCGCCAGCGCTTCGGCCAGGGCGGCCGCGTCGGCGCAGCGGGCGCGCGGGCGGCCGCGGGCGTCGAAGAGGGTGTAGCGCGCCTCGAGCAGGTCGTAGAAGATGCGCTCGCGCAGCAGCCCGTCCGCGAGCGCCCGGTCCGGCCAGCCCGCCCGCCGCTCCCAAAGCCGCCAGCGCAGGAGCAGCGCGGCGGGCAGGCCCGCCTCGAGGTCGGCCTGGAGCCTCTCGTCGACGAATCCCGCGAGCGCGATCTCGGCGCTGAGCTCGCGGCCCGCGAGGCGGGCCTCCCCCAGCGCGAGCGCGGGCGCGGCTGCTGCCGGTGGCGCCGCAAACGCGGCCGCGACCGCGAGGAAGAGCAGCGGCGCCCCTGCCCGCGCGCCCCGCATCAGAAGGCGCGCTCCAGCCGCAGCTCGAGGACGGTCTCGTCGCTGCCGTCCAGGGTGCGCAGGATGTTCAGGCGCAGGCCGGCGTCGGCGCTGCCCAGCCCGAGCCCCGCGCTGTCCTTTAGGTCCCCGAGGGCGAACTCGGCGTCCTGGTCCGCCCAGGCCATGCCCGCATCGTAGAGGGCGAACAGCTCCAGCTCCTCGAAGAGGCCCACGCCGTACTCGAGGTTGGCCAGCAGCATGCGCTCGCCGCCGTAGAGCGCCTGAGGGCCCGCGGGATGGGTGACGAGCAGGGACTGGTAGTCGTAGCCGCGCACGCTGCCCAGGCCGCCGAGCAGGAAACGCCGCTGCAGCGGCAGAGCGCCGCGCAGGTTGCTGGCAGCCCTCACCCGCAGGTCCAGGTGCTGCGCTTCAGCCACGGGCACGCGGCTGCGCAGCAGAACTTCTGCGAGGGAATAGCCAAAGTCCCCCCCGATGACGTCCTCGCCCGCCCGCTCCCAAGCCAGGGCCACGTGGTTGAGCGGCGTGCCCAGGCGCAGGCTGGCGAAGACGCTGCGCAGCGTGCCCTCCTCGATGGGCAGGTTCGGCCGGAAGCGGCCGCTGTGCACGGACCACGTGGCGGTGTTGCGCATGGCCTCGTGGTCCTCGCTGCGCAGGCCGGCTTCGACGCGCAGCCACTCGGGCGCCGCGGCGACCAGGCTGGCGGCCGCGCCCTGGCGGCGGAAGTAGTCGCGGTAGTCCTCGCGCAGCAGCGCGACGGCCAGCAGGTTCTCCTCGTCGCCGATGCCGGTGCGCGGCGCGTAGGTGGTGCCGCTGGCGCCCTGGAGCTTGAGCCAGACGCGCTGTCCGGGCACCAGGGGCTGCAGCACCGTGAGGCCGGCGCTCCAGCGTCCGCTCTCGAACCCGTAGGCGATGAGCCCCTGCGCCGAGAGCTCGAAGTCGGACTCGGCCAGGCGCCGGGGCACGAGGCCGAGCACGAAGCCGTCCACGCGCTGGTAGTCGATCTCGACGCCCAGGCTGCCATTGCGGTCCGAGTCAGGATCCCAGCTGGGGAAGGTCGGCGCCCCGCCCTCGCGAGCCAGCTCTGCGCGCAGGCGCCGCCAGGCGGCGTTGTCCTCGCGCCAGTCCTCGCGCTCGTCCCAGCCGCCGGTGACGATCACGGAGACCCAACCGCTCTCGTCCAGGCGGCGGGCCTCCGCGTTCGCGGGATCGATGGCCTCCCACTCGCCCTCCTCGTCCCGCACGATGAAGCGATAGTGGTGGCGACCCGGCTCGAGGGCGAGGCTGATCGCCCAGCACTGCTCCTCGGCCAGGAATTCCATGGGCAGCCGCTGCCAGTCCAGCCAGTCGCCGGTGAGCTGGACCGCTGCATAGCCCTCGTCCGCGTAGCGGAAGTGCACGACGCCGCCTTCCTCGCGCAGCCAGTCGGCGTCCCGCTCGCGGTCTTCGTCCTCCGAGGAATCGATGTCGCGGTCCTCCCGCGCCCAGGCCCGCGCCCAGGCCTCGTCCCAGTCGTCCTGGACCCGCGCCCACCAGGAGCCGGTGTCCTCGCTCGGCGTGGGGACGGGAGTGACGGCAAGCGCCGGGGGCGCGCCCAGGCTGCACAGGAGGACGAGTGCGAAGGGGCTCGGCAGGGCGAGGGCGGCGGCGCGGCGGGTCCAGTGGCTGGTCATGGCGGCACTCCCGGGTCTTGGGTTCCGCACTCCCATCCGCAAGGCCCGGACCCGCTGCGGGCAAGGATCGAGCCGCGTCCGCTTCTCCTTTGCTGTCATCGACTTGTCGCTCTCACTTCAGTCCGGCCCGGAGCCATCCGGGCCCGCCCGGCGTGTGCGCCGCACACGCCCTCGCTGTGCCGGCGACACGCCTCCCGGCTCAGGGCTTGAGCCCCAGCCGTTGCAGGCGCCGGTGCAGGTTGGCGCGGTCCACGCCGAGGGCGCGGGCCGCCGCCGCGACGTTCCCGCCCGCCGCACCGAGTGCGGCGCCGATTGCCTCCCGCTCGCAGGCCTCCAGACGCGCGGCGAGGCTCCCGGGCGGCGCGGGCCCGGGCGCCTCGGCCTCAGCGCCGGCGAGCAGCGGCCGGAGGGCCGGCGCGTCCACCTGCTCGCCGTCGACCATGATCACGACCCGCTCCATCGCGTTGCGCAGCTCGCGCACGTTGCCGGGCCAGGGTTGGGCGGCGAGCAGGGCCAGCGCCGCCGGCGTCAGGCGGCGGGCGGGCCGTCCGTAGCGCGCGCAGAACTGGCCGAGGAAGTGCGCGGCGAGCTCGGGGACGTCCTCCGCGTGCTCGCGCAGAGGCGGCACGGCGAGGGGCAGCACCTTCAAGCGATGGTAGAGGTCGGCGCGGAATGCGCCGGCCGCCATGAGCGCTTCCAGGTCGCGGTTCGTGGAGGCGAGCACGCGCACGTCGAGGCGGATCGTCCCCTCGCCGCCCAGGCGCTCCAGCTCGCCCTCCTCGAGCACGCGCAGCAGCTTGGCCTGGGTCGTGGGCGCGAGGTCGCCGATCTCGTCGAGCAGGAGCGTGCCGCCCTGCGCGCGCTCGAACTTGCCGCGGCGGCGCTGGATGGCACCGGTGAAGGCCCCCTTCTCGTGGCCGAAGAGCTCGCTCTCGAGCAGCTCGCCGGGAATCGCCGCGCAGTTCACGCTGACGAAGGGGCCCGCCCGCCGGGGGCTGCCCGCGTGCAGGGCGCGGGCCACCAGCTCTTTGCCGGTGCCGTTCTCGCCCGTGATCAGCACGCGCGCTTCGCTCGCCGCGCCGCGGGCCACGGCCTCGCGCAGGCCCCGCATCGCGGCGCTCGCGCCGAGGATCTCGCCCGTGGCGCCGAGGGCTGCGCGCAGGCCGGCGTTCTCCTCGCGCAGCTCCCGCCGCTCGAGCGCGCTGGCCACCGAGACCAGCAGGCGGCTCGCCTGGATCGGCTTCTCGAGGAAGTCGAGGGCGCCCAGGCGCAGGGCGCTGAGCGCGGTCTGGATCGTGCCGTGGCCGCTCATCATGATGACGGCCGGGGGCGCGCTCTGCGCCGCGAGCTCCGCGAGGTAGGCGAGACCGTCCGCGCCCGGGAGCAGCACGTCGAGCAGGACGAGCTCGGCCGCCTCCTCGGCGAGCAGCGCCCGCGCTTGGGCGGCATCGGCGGCGCCGCGCACGCGGTAGCCCTCGTCCGCGAGGACGCCCGCCAGCAGCTTGCGGATGTTCGGCTCGTCGTCGACGACGAGGATGAGCCCTTCAGGCACCCTGACCTCCTTCGGCGGCGAGCGCCGGCGCCTCGCCGGCCGGCAGCGCGAGGGTGAAGCGCGCGCCGCCCGCCGGCAGCGCGAGGGCCGTGAGCTGCCCGCCGTGATCCTCCACGATGCGCCGCGCGATGGCCAGCCCCAGGCCCGTGCCGGCCGCCTTGCTCGTCACGTAGGGCTCGAAGAGCGCCTCGGGATCGCCCGCGAAGCCGGGCCCCTCGTCGTCCAGCTCGAGGCGATGCCAGCCGGCCTGCCGGGCGTAGCGCAGGGTGAGCGCGCCGCGCTCACCCATCGCCTCGCCCGCATTCTTGACGAGATTGGCCAGCGCCTGCCGGAGCTGGCCGGGATCGGCCGCGAGCGGCACGGCCGTCGGCCAGCCCACCCAGCGGGCCCGGAAGCGCTCGGCAGGCAGATAGAGAGCGATCACCTCCGTCAGGAGCGCGCGCAGCTCGAGCGGCTGCGGCACCGGCGCCGGCAGGCGGGCGAAGAGCGAGAACTCGTCGGCGAGGCGGGCGAGGTTGGCCGTCTCCTCGAGCACGGCGGCGATGCTCTCGCTGACGGCCGGATCCGCGCTGCGCCGCTCGATGCGGTGCATGGCGAGCGTGATCGGGGTGAGCGGGTTCTTGATCTCGTGCGCGAGACGGCGGGCGATGCCCTGCCAGGCGGCCAGGCGCTCGGCGCGGAGGCGGCGCTCGCGGCTCGTCGCCAGCTCCTCGCCCATGCGGTTGAAGGCCCGGACCAGCTCAGCGAGCTCGTCCCGCGCCTTGACTCTGACGCGGTGTTCGAGATCGCCGGCGGCGATGCGCTCGGTGCCGCGCACCAGTTCGGCGAGCGGGGCCGCGATCTGGCGCGCCAGAATGTAGGAGAGCCAGAGCGAGGCCGTCAGCAGCACGGCGCCGAGGAGGGTGAGCGTGAGGAGCAGGGCGCTGCGGAGGAACTCCTGGTAGGCACCCGCCAGCTGACGCTGGCGACGACTCCCCTCGGCGACGGCGCCCAGGGCGGCGTCGAGATCCGGCGCCAGGGGCATGGCAACGAGCAGTCGGCCATCGGAGCCACCGGCCGCGAGCACCACGGTGCGGCCGCCGTCGTGGAGGATCCGCGCGCTGCCCGGTTCGGGCTGCTCGTCGATCTCGGCCGCGAGCAGGGCCTGCAGGGAGTCGCTGCCGCCCAGCGCGCTGCCATCGCGCAAACGCCAGGCGAATTCCCGGGTGGCGGCAGGCGTCCGGCCGGCGGCGAACTGGGCGGCCAGCGTATCGGCGTGCGCCTTGGCCATCCCCTTCTCCCGCTCGAGCGCCCCGCGCGCGAGAGCGAGCGAGCTCTCCATCGCGGCGCTGAGGCCCGGGCTCTCCAGATAGGAGAGCAGGCGCTGACTCATCCGCCAGTTGAGCGCGAGCAGCGCCAGGGCCGGCAGGAGCGAGCTGAGCAGGAAGAGGACGAAGAGGCGTCGCTGCACGCGGAACCCCCGAGCGACCGGCGCCGCCGGCCGGCGCCAGCCTAGCACAGGGCGCCGGCGCTCGCCAGAGCAGGGCTTGACGCCGCCGCCCGCACGGCCGACATTGGCCGCTTGTCCAGCCTCCGGAGG
The genomic region above belongs to bacterium and contains:
- a CDS encoding T9SS type A sorting domain-containing protein, with the protein product MILGDSEGYVHIHLNVGTAAQPRFDTGARVQVGPPGNKFDLNVGYRATPCVVDWNEDGLFDLLVGALDGKLRLYLNEGGSLPPDFRHTLFVSDGSGDLLVPFGYSSPTMADFDGDGTKDLICGNAEGELYYYANHGTHAAPVFSVGWPCESLSQPIELGYQGRSRPFALDWDGDGRQDLLVGSNQGRVHRFLGQPSAVGAPLLPGAGVTLGVWPNPARPAATLAFALPRPGRVALSVHDLAGRGLLTLAAGSFGAGTHALAWDGRDAAGRPLPSGVYLLRLRAGAELVTSKLLLLH
- the glgX gene encoding glycogen debranching protein GlgX; this encodes MLSDIHPGSSHPLGASLQAGGVNFAIYSRHAQCLELLLFEGPEDPAPARVIRLDPRRHRTADYWHVLVKGIGAGQVYGWRAHGPYAPSRGLRFDGEKLLLDPYARAVVMGPAYDRVAAIRPGDNCAQALRAVVVDARGYDWEGDRPLLRPYGETLIYELHVGGFTRSESSGLPPALRGTYAGLIAKIPYLVDLGVTAVELLPVQHFDPLDAPPGRLNYWGYSPLAFFAPHGPYSSRRDPLGPVNEFRDMVKALHKAGIEVILDVVFNHTAEGDERGPTLSFKGLDNGAYYIAGDTPARYANFTGCGNTINANHSVMRHLILDCLRYWVAEMHVDGFRFDLASVLSRDGKGKPRENAPILWSIDSDPVLAGSKLIAEAWDAAGLYQVGSFTGERFAEWNGPFRDDLRRFLRGEAGFAKAVALRMAGSPDLYANPALEANRSINFVTCHDGFTLADLVSYAQKHNEANGEENRDGTNENYSANYGVEGRSADPQILALRSRQQRNFLALLLCAQGTPMLSMGDELGRSQQGNNNAYCQDNPLAWLDWAPLATGPPLHAFVGGLAAYARRLAVFRDERFWREDGAGGTLIQWHGVRLGQPDWSATSHSLAFTLSRERDGERLHACINAWREPLDFALPPPGPGAAWHRVLDTSLPPGEDLRLPPAAPALPGGAYRVGDRSVVLLQALPQD
- a CDS encoding DUF4390 domain-containing protein, giving the protein MRGARAGAPLLFLAVAAAFAAPPAAAAPALALGEARLAGRELSAEIALAGFVDERLQADLEAGLPAALLLRWRLWERRAGWPDRALADGLLRERIFYDLLEARYTLFDARGRPRARCADAAALAEALAAPRRLAFALPAAVPAGRALELEIEARLEPLTREELQELERWLAGGEGRGAGGLFGGLRGGPERLLRRLAGLSSRQASARCAVAAP
- a CDS encoding sigma-54-dependent Fis family transcriptional regulator — protein: MLVVDDEPNIRKLLAGVLADEGYRVRGAADAAQARALLAEEAAELVLLDVLLPGADGLAYLAELAAQSAPPAVIMMSGHGTIQTALSALRLGALDFLEKPIQASRLLVSVASALERRELREENAGLRAALGATGEILGASAAMRGLREAVARGAASEARVLITGENGTGKELVARALHAGSPRRAGPFVSVNCAAIPGELLESELFGHEKGAFTGAIQRRRGKFERAQGGTLLLDEIGDLAPTTQAKLLRVLEEGELERLGGEGTIRLDVRVLASTNRDLEALMAAGAFRADLYHRLKVLPLAVPPLREHAEDVPELAAHFLGQFCARYGRPARRLTPAALALLAAQPWPGNVRELRNAMERVVIMVDGEQVDAPALRPLLAGAEAEAPGPAPPGSLAARLEACEREAIGAALGAAGGNVAAAARALGVDRANLHRRLQRLGLKP
- a CDS encoding HAMP domain-containing protein, with translation MQRRLFVLFLLSSLLPALALLALNWRMSQRLLSYLESPGLSAAMESSLALARGALEREKGMAKAHADTLAAQFAAGRTPAATREFAWRLRDGSALGGSDSLQALLAAEIDEQPEPGSARILHDGGRTVVLAAGGSDGRLLVAMPLAPDLDAALGAVAEGSRRQRQLAGAYQEFLRSALLLTLTLLGAVLLTASLWLSYILARQIAAPLAELVRGTERIAAGDLEHRVRVKARDELAELVRAFNRMGEELATSRERRLRAERLAAWQGIARRLAHEIKNPLTPITLAMHRIERRSADPAVSESIAAVLEETANLARLADEFSLFARLPAPVPQPLELRALLTEVIALYLPAERFRARWVGWPTAVPLAADPGQLRQALANLVKNAGEAMGERGALTLRYARQAGWHRLELDDEGPGFAGDPEALFEPYVTSKAAGTGLGLAIARRIVEDHGGQLTALALPAGGARFTLALPAGEAPALAAEGGQGA